The proteins below come from a single Zea mays cultivar B73 chromosome 8, Zm-B73-REFERENCE-NAM-5.0, whole genome shotgun sequence genomic window:
- the LOC100286223 gene encoding ubiquitin-conjugating enzyme E2 5A isoform X1: MASKRIQKELKDLQKDPPTSCSAGPVGEDIFHWQATIMGPSDSPYSGGVFLVTIHFPPDYPFKPPKVAFRTKVFHPNINSNGSICLDILKDQWSPALTISKVLLSICSLLTDPNPDDPLVPEIAHMYKTDRNKYENTARTWTQRYAM; encoded by the exons ATGGCGTCGAAGAGGATCCAGAAGGAGCTCAAGGATCTTCAGAAGGACCCTCCCACCTCGTGCAGTGCAG GTCCTGTTGGTGAAGATATATTCCACTGGCAGGCAACAATAATGGGTCCATCTGATAGCCCATATTCTGGTGGAGTTTTCCTAGTTACAATCCATTTTCCTCCCGATTATCCTTTCAAACCACCAAAG GTGGCATTCCGCACCAAGGTGTTCCATCCAAACATCAACAGCAACGGGAGCATCTGCCTTGACATCCTGAAGGACCAGTGGAGCCCGGCGCTAACCATCTCCAAG GTGCTGCTGTCCATCTGCTCCCTGCTGACCGATCCGAACCCCGACGATCCTCTGGTCCCCGAGATAGCGCACATGTACAAGACGGACCGGAACAAGTACGAGAACACCGCGAGGACCTGGACCCAGAGGTACGCCATGTAG